From the Musa acuminata AAA Group cultivar baxijiao chromosome BXJ1-2, Cavendish_Baxijiao_AAA, whole genome shotgun sequence genome, one window contains:
- the LOC135607200 gene encoding uncharacterized protein LOC135607200 yields MDQDFRARQAAMYRAGTGAAPAPSFYPRVNSAAAAPPDRGASFHHPASSAPPPSSSGLGIKVMIKPEYQITPPQLAPQMPEVPRSKFQFDFEFEKQILAEAEKESQNWSRITAENQQSKMSSASSSSSPSMASTGDPIVDKYVASGLRREAVSLAVLNYGDNPVKVREFVKGYNILREMGFSSKNVAEALAIYDNDTDKAVAHFLNTSQ; encoded by the exons ATGGATCAAGACTTCCGCGCCCGGCAGGCCGCCATGTACCGCGCCGGCACCGGCGCCGCCCCCGCCCCCTCCTTCTACCCCAGGGTCAATTCCGCCGCTGCTGCTCCGCCCGATCGCGGAGCTTCTTTTCATCACCCTGCTTCCTctgctcctcctccctcttcgtcTG GACTTGGCATCAAAGTCATGATAAAGCCAGAATATCAGATAACACCT CCTCAGTTGGCTCCACAAATGCCTGAGGTTCCTCGTAGCAAGTTCCAATTTGATTTTGAGTTTGAGAAACAAATACTAGCTGAGGCCGAGAaagagagtcagaattggagcagaATTACGGCTGAAAACCAGCAATCAAAGATGTCGTctgcatcatcatcttcatctcctTCGATG GCATCAACAGGGGATCCAATTGTGGATAAGTATGTTGCCTCTGGGCTTCGACGTGAAGCAGTGTCGCTTGCTGTTCTGAATTATGGAGACAATCCAGTGAAG GTGAGAGAATTTGTAAAAGGGTACAACATTCTCCGTGAGATGGGATTCTCCTCAAAAAATGTGGCAGAAGCACTGGCTATTTATGATAATGACAC
- the LOC103975466 gene encoding abscisic acid receptor PYL3 has product MVGISGAGVAAGRGAGSWRLADEMHPPGGGCRPVAAEYMRRFHCHEPEENQCSSAILKHIKAPVHLVWSLVRRFDEPQKYKPFVSRCIAQGDLGIGSLREVNVKSGLPATTSTERLEHLDDSEHILSFKIVGGDHRLKNYSSIVSAHPEIIDGRPGTLVIESFVVDVPDGNTKDETCYFVEVLIKCNLKSLAEISEHLPLQDHTEPICLDRGGDTGGVTSDVSGPSVH; this is encoded by the exons ATGGTGGGGATAAGCGGGGCAGGCGTTGCGGCGGGAAGAGGAGCAGGGTCGTGGCGGCTCGCCGACGAGATGCACCCTCCCGGCGGAGGTTGCCGCCCGGTGGCGGCGGAGTACATGAGGAGGTTCCACTGCCACGAGCCGGAGGAGAACCAGTGCAGCTCCGCCATCCTCAAGCACATCAAAGCCCCCGTCCATCTC GTGTGGTCTCTTGTTAGGAGATTTGATGAGCCACAGAAGTACAAGCCTTTTGTGAGCAGGTGCATCGCACAAGGGGATCTGGGAATCGGGAGCTTGAGGGAGGTTAATGTGAAATCTGGACTCCCTGCCACCACCAGCACTGAAAGGTTGGAGCATCTCGACGACAGTGAACACATCCTCAGCTTTAAGATTGTTGGAGGGGACCATAGGCTCAAG AACTATTCATCCATTGTAAGTGCCCATCCTGAAATCATTGATGGGAGACCAGGGACGCTGGTGATCGAATCATTTGTAGTGGATGTGCCTGATGGGAACACCAAGGACGAGACTTGCTACTTTGTGGAGGTCTTGATCAAATGCAACCTCAAATCCCTGGCTGAAATATCTGAGCATCTGCCACTTCAGGACCACACAGAGCCAATTTGTCTGGACAGAGGTGGAGACACGGGTGGGGTTACAAGTGATGTTTCAGGGCCTTCAGTTCATTAA
- the LOC103976244 gene encoding glutamate receptor 2.7-like, which yields MRASLLSFLFFCSSLYCAKAASVYIGALVNTESRVGREKKVAIEIAARHFNSSSSSLLLSVREFSSSADPLEIYTKAQDLMNWGAEAIIGAGTWPEVAVLARLGSTARIPVISLATTPTPSSPMPFLVRMSYPNSGEARCLSDVVRSYNWRRVIVLYEDDSYGSISGVLPLLSDALRAGGSRIDYHIAFPPWHTVSDVDAADTVRQKLKHVPPQLSKLFIVLRSSPELAVHLFKEAKLLGMMAKGHVWIVNDDITALLDSTDLSSSFISSYMQGVIGISTYVNTTTSFFHDFSSEFQQRFDQEYGPKGKQPGMHAVRAYDAVHVLAHAAAERAENRSSIALLEGVLLGNFSGLSGSISFTREGSLPEDGRRNSAFRVLNVVGRSYRELGFWSEGYGFFEEETEMGHGRPVVDVLRPVFWPGGTERTPGGWGMLRIGVPNHTTFDQFVKVEYDDSTGKVKGITGFCIDVFREILKHLSYDLYYEFIPFAGSYDDLVNRVPLQVIDAAVGDFTILAKRAVDVSFTEPILSSGLAMMVPLRPNHTPWMLIKPFTRDVWFLILATLIYTAGVLWYLERDSNPEFHGTWCVQLGAALWLIFSTIFFAHGRIHNYYTKTVMVVWLLVVFILTSSFTANLSSILVTEKLGAVSPGSRVGYDGDAFVLKYLKDVLGYKERNIEWIRSPEAYSEAFKSNKISAAYLETPYIRVFLSRYNDFTVSGETHRLGGFGFVFPKDSPLVADFSQVILQLAENGALNNLEKKWFSVALSSSPTPDNERKKESLSLDSFWALFLFTGCTSTIILLAFSAHSFLPTRARAAAAVSFEPLRQSFKKVWTATAKLNEKRESLKPSEQQGSGMNSP from the exons ATGCGTGCTTCTCTCCTCTCGTTCCTCTTCTTCTGCTCCTCTCTCTATTGCGCCAAAGCAGCTAGCGTTTACATTGGTGCGCTGGTAAACACCGAGTCTCGCGTCGGGAGAGAGAAGAAGGTGGCAATTGAGATTGCAGCCCGACACTTCAACTCTTCTTCTTCATCGCTTCTTCTAAGTGTCAGAGAGTTTAGCAGCAGCGCCGACCCCCTCGAAATATACACGAAAG CTCAAGATCTCATGAACTGGGGAGCAGAAGCAATCATCGGCGCGGGGACATGGCCGGAGGTCGCGGTCTTGGCAAGACTTGGCAGCACTGCAAGAATTCCAGTAATCTCTCTCGCCACGACACCAACCCCCTCGTCACCGATGCCTTTCTTGGTTCGGATGTCGTATCCGAACTCCGGCGAGGCGCGCTGCCTCTCTGACGTCGTGAGATCATACAACTGGAGGAGAGTCATAGTACTGTACGAAGATGATAGCTATGGCAGCATATCTGGAGTCCTCCCTCTCCTTTCTGATGCGCTTCGAGCCGGTGGTTCTCGGATCGACTACCATATAGCATTCCCACCATGGCACACGGTCTCCGACGTCGACGCAGCGGATACAGTTCGCCAGAAGCTGAAGCACGTCCCTCCACAGCTATCGAAGTTGTTCATCGTCCTGCGATCCTCACCAGAGCTGGCCGTCCATCTGTTCAAGGAGGCAAAGCTGCTGGGGATGATGGCAAAGGGTCACGTATGGATTGTGAATGACGACATCACCGCCCTCCTCGACTCCACCGATCTcagctcctccttcatctcttcttACATGCAAGGTGTGATAGGAATCAGTACCTACGTCAACACGACCACCAGCTTCTTCCACGACTTCTCTTCGGAATTCCAGCAAAGATTCGACCAAGAGTACGGACCAAAGGGTAAGCAACCGGGGATGCATGCAGTCCGAGCGTACGACGCGGTGCATGTTCTGGCTCATGCGGCAGCAGAAAGGGCCGAGAACAGAAGCAGCATCGCGTTGTTGGAAGGTGTCCTACTGGGCAATTTTTCTGGGTTGAGTGGCTCCATAAGCTTCACAAGAGAGGGGAGCTTGCCTGAGGACGGTAGACGAAACTCGGCCTTCCGTGTCCTAAACGTAGTAGGAAGGAGTTACAGGGAGCTAGGGTTTTGGTCAGAGGGATATGGTTTCTTCGAGGAGGAGACGGAGATGGGGCATGGGAGGCCGGTGGTGGATGTCCTGCGTCCGGTGTTCTGGCCAGGAGGCACTGAGAGGACCCCAGGTGGGTGGGGCATGCTAAGGATCGGAGTACCCAATCACACGACCTTCGATCAATTCGTGAAGGTGGAATACGATGACAGTACTGGGAAGGTGAAGGGGATAACCGGATTCTGCATTGACGTCTTTCGGGAGATTCTGAAACACTTGAGCTATGATCTGTATTACGAGTTCATACCTTTCGCTGGCTCCTACGATGATCTCGTGAATCGGGTCCCTTTGCAG GTAATCGATGCAGCGGTGGGGGACTTCACGATCCTGGCAAAACGGGCGGTGGATGTCTCGTTCACCGAGCCGATTCTCTCATCAGGCCTTGCGATGATGGTGCCCTTGAGACCCAACCACACGCCATGGATGCTCATAAAGCCATTCACGAGAGACGTGTGGTTCCTTATCCTTGCCACCCTGATCTACACCGCAGGCGTTTTGTGGTACCTGGAACGCGACAGTAATCCCGAGTTCCATGGCACTTGGTGCGTCCAGCTCGGAGCTGCGCTGTGGCTAATTTTCTCCACCATCTTCTTCGCCCATG GAAGGATCCACAACTACTACACGAAAACGGTGATGGTTGTGTGGCTGCTTGTGGTCTTCATTTTGACATCCAGCTTTACAGCGAACCTCAGCTCCATACTAGTTACTGAGAAACTTGGAGCGGTGTCACCAGGAAGTAGGGTTGGCTATGATGGCGACGCCTTTGTTCTCAAGTACCTGAAGGATGTGTTAGGCTACAAAGAAAGAAACATTGAGTGGATTAGATCACCAGAAGCCTACAGCGAGGCCTTTAAGAGTAACAAGATATCAGCTGCCTACCTTGAGACGCCTTATATCAGGGTGTTCCTCTCCCGGTACAACGATTTCACGGTCAGTGGGGAGACACACAGGCTGGGCGGGTTTGGCTTT GTGTTCCCCAAAGATTCTCCTCTGGTTGCTGATTTCTCCCAAGTCATACTGCAACTAGCAGAGAACGGGGCACTAAATAACCTAGAAAAGAAGTGGTTTTCGGTCGCCTTGTCCAGCTCTCCAACCCCAGACAACGAGAGGAAAAAGGAGAGCCTAAGCTTGGACAGCTTTTGGGCACTCTTCCTGTTCACTGGTTGCACCTCGACCATTATCTTATTGGCCTTCAGTGCCCACTCATTTCTTCCGACTAGGgccagagcagcagcagcagtatccTTTGAGCCCCTGAGACAGAGTTTTAAGAAGGTTTGGACAGCAACTGCAAAACTCAATGAAAAAAGAGAGAGTCTTAAACCCTCTGAGCAACAAGGGAGTGGTATGAACAGTCCATGA
- the LOC135607206 gene encoding protein trichome birefringence-like 31, with the protein MFVGHFKCKASSDDRTNKGKGEAKMTSPPPPPPYFSPSKMWLPHSNQSLLALFLFVSASILVVGTLRTIVEFSFLTKIYFSTTHGDPADVLEQGCNLFQGRWVLDEHNSRPLYTEESCPYLTRQVTCGRNGRPDSLYQKWRWKPDACDLPRFDALKLLERLRNKRLMFVGDSIQRTQWESMVCLLQPAVPDGKRFIHKDPPRKVFMAEEFNASIEFYWAPFLVESNSDHATKHTVQRRQVKLDSITEHSQHWAAVDVLVFESYVWWMYQPLINATNGSHDVREYDVAAAYELMLRTWAKWIDSAMNPDTQKAYFMSLSPTHLWSWEWRNGSNGNCFNESYPIQRPFWGAESSLDVMRAVAEALQGLKVKVTMLNITQLSEFRKDAHTSVYTERRGKLITGELRLNPEMYADCIHWCLPGVPDTWNEILYTYLIHGGH; encoded by the exons ATGTTTGTTGGACACTTCAAGTGCAAGGCATCATCCGATGACAGAACCAACAAAGGAAAAGGGGAAGCAAAGAtgacttctcctcctcctcctcctccatattTCTCACCCTCCAAAATGTGGCTGCCACATTCCAACCAATCTCTCTTAGCTCTCTTCCTCTTCGTCTCGGCGTCGATTCTGGTCGTCGGCACACTGCGAACGATCGTAGAGTTTTCTTTCCTGACTAAAATCTATTTCTCGACAACTCATGGAGACCCTGCTGACGTACTCGAACAAGGATGCAATCTCTTCCAAGGGAGGTGGGTGTTGGATGAGCACAACTCTCGCCCTCTCTACACCGAGGAGAGCTGCCCCTACTTGACCAGGCAAGTGACCTGTGGGAGGAACGGGCGCCCGGACTCCCTCTACCAGAAGTGGCGGTGGAAACCGGACGCATGTGATCTGCCAAG GTTCGATGCTTTGAAGTTGCTGGAGAGGCTGAGGAACAAGAGACTCATGTTCGTCGGCGACTCGATACAGAGGACGCAGTGGGAGTCCATGGTGTGCCTCCTCCAACCTGCAGTCCCCGACGGCAAACGGTTCATCCACAAGGATCCCCCAAGGAAGGTTTTTATGGCGGAG GAGTTCAATGCATCGATCGAGTTCTACTGGGCTCCGTTTCTAGTGGAATCGAACTCTGATCACGCCACGAAGCACACAGTTCAGAGAAGGCAGGTGAAGCTGGACTCCATCACGGAACACAGCCAGCACTGGGCGGCGGTCGACGTGTTGGTGTTCGAGAGCTACGTTTGGTGGATGTATCAGCCTCTCATCAACGCAAC AAATGGCTCCCATGACGTCCGCGAGTACGATGTCGCCGCCGCATATGAACTGATGCTGAGGACCTGGGCAAAATGGATCGACTCCGCTATGAATCCCGACACACAGAAGGCCTACTTCATGAGCTTATCACCAACCCATCTTTG GAGCTGGGAGTGGAGGAACGGGAGCAACGGGAACTGCTTCAATGAGTCGTACCCGATTCAGCGGCCATTCTGGGGAGCAGAATCCAGCTTAGATGTCATGAGAGCAGTGGCAGAAGCTCTGCAAGGGTTGAAGGTGAAGGTGACGATGTTGAACATCACGCAGCTATCGGAGTTCCGCAAGGACGCTCACACCTCCGTGTACACCGAGCGAAGAGGAAAGCTCATCACGGGCGAGCTGAGATTGAATCCAGAGATGTACGCAGACTGCATCCACTGGTGTTTGCCGGGTGTTCCAGATACTTGGAACGAGATCTTGTATACGTACTTGATACACGGTGGTCACTAA